GAGACCAGCGTCAGGGCCTCGGTGGCGGGCTGGGCCGGCTGATGGACCAGTTCCAGCTCGAGGCCGAGTGTCCGCCCGAGCGCGCAGCCCCAGCGGGCGAAATCCTGCGGCGACTGGCGGTCCACCGCGTCAGGCGGCAGAAGTTCCGTCCAGCCCTTCGCGGTCAGCAGCTGCGCGACCTCGTCGGCAAAGGCGCAGAAGGCCGGAAAACTGTGATCGCCGAAGCCCAACACCGCGACCGGTACGCCGGAAAGGGCCGGGGCATGTTCCAGCCGCTCGATGAAACCCTTGGCCGAGGCCGGGGCCATCCCGTCGCCATAGGTGGCGGCAAGGATCAGCAGGCGCTTCGCCGCCCGGTAGCATGCGGGATCGAAGGCGGTCATGGGCGCCACATGGACGGACTGCCCAGCCTCGCTCAGCGCGCGGTGCAGCGTGGCGGCAAAGCCCCAGGTGCTGCCGGCCTCGGAGCCGACGAAGATGACAGTCTCAGCCCGGCCTGCCGAAGCGTTTCTGCGGATGCGCGGGCGTGCCCGCCAGCCTGCCAGCCAGAGGGCAAACCCGCTCACTGCCAGTGCCGGCACCGAAAGCGCCATCAGACCCAGGACGAGACCGATGACCGCCGCGCCGCGCCCGGTATGCAGCATCGTGAAGGTATCCGTGACCCGCGACAATGCCGGAGCATCGGTCCAGGCCAGAACCTCGCCCGTGCCCTGATCGAGATAGCCAGCGCCCCGGTCGGTCTTCAGCGTGAAGGCGTCGGCGGGATCGGTCGGGTCGGGAAAGCTCAGATCGCGCAGCGCGGCCACCGGCAGATCGGCAAGCGCCGCGATATGGTTGGGGGCGATCCCGGTCTGGCCGCTGGTCGTGGCCGGAAAGAGCGGCGCCCGCGCCTGATCAGGCAGCAGTCCGAAGGTCGAGGCCGTCATCCACAGCGCGGTCAGCGCGGAAAGCGCCAGACCCGCCACCGCTACACGCGCCAGTTCGACATGCAGCCGTGCCGCCGGCCCCCCGCGCGCGGGGCCGAACCAGCGGCGCCAGCCGCCCATGCGCCGCGCAATCAAAGCCGCCCCCGAGGCGCACAGCAGCAGCATGACCCCCGCACCCGCCGCCATGACCAGTCGGCCCGTATCGCCCGCGAACAGCTGCCGATGCAGGTTGACCAGCCAGCGTTCGACCGGGTTGGCATCGGCCGACGCTACGCCTTGCCCGGTCGCCGGGTCGATCACCGCCGCCCCGGGCGTGCCATCCTCGAACCACCAGGCCGTGATGCGTCCTGAGGGTGCGCGGCGGATCTGCTCGACCCCCGGATACTCGGCCTGCACGCGGGCGGCGAGGTCGCCCACGCTCAGCCCGGCGGCCGCCCGTGGCGCGGCGAACTGCTCGATCACCGGAAAGACCGACAGCGCCGCGCCGCTCACCGCCAGCAGGGCGACAAGCAGCAGGCCGGCCAGCCCCGGCCAGCGGTGAAGCAAGCGGATCATCGGCCGGCTCCGTCACATGTCGTATTTGAGGCTGGCGACGTAGCGGCGGCCCGGCGTGGGCTTGCCTGCGCCTTGCGTGGTCAGGGGCACCGCCACGTCGTCGGGGCTGTCGCGCATATCCTCGACGGCGGCATCGACATGCAGGACATAGCCCGCGTCAAACAGCGCATCGGCCAGGTCGAGCGTGATTTCCAGCGTCCGGCCCGCGCCGACACTGGCGCCGGTGATGCCGTCGATCTGCGCCGGATCGCCACCGGTGGCGCGATACCAGCCGGCAAGCGAATCGTAGTATTTCGACTTGCCCCCGGCGACCCAGAGCGTGCCTGCATAGCGGCCCGCGGCATCGGTGAGGTAAATCACCAGATAGGCGCCGTCGCCGCCGTAGTTGTTCAGCGTGGTGGTGAAGGTGACTGGCCGGGCTGCGGCGAGGCCGGGCGCCACGAGGGCCGAGGTCAGTGCAAATGCTGCAATGGCGGATTTCATCTTGTTATCTCCCTTCATTGGGGGTGTCAGTTCACCTGCACTACGGGCGGCTTGCCGTTCTGGAACAGCGGATTGGCGGGTGGGGCGGCCAGCGGGGCGGCCGGTGCGCGCACGTCCTCGCGCCGCCGGTCGCGGCCGCCGTCGCGGTGGCGCAGCTTGACGACGTTCAGCGTGGCGGGGTCGAGCTTGGCCTTGATGCGCCGGCCTTCGGCATCGCGGCCCTCGATCTCCCAGCAGCCGTCATCGGCCTCGATTTCCTCGACGCGCCAGCCAAGGCGGCTCGCGGCCTGCATGGCCGCCTCGCGCGGCTGCCAGGCGGCACGAGGCGCATGGCAGTCATCCTCCGCCAGCGCAGCCGTTGCCGGCAGCGCCGCAAGGCAAGCGGCGGCAATCCACGGAATCCTCATGGTCAGTTCATCCTTTTGAAGTGTGTGTGGGGCGACCTTCCCGATCACCGATCTGAAGGCTGGCGCCCGATTGAAATGGCTCCGCGACAACCGGGCCGCGGAGCACTGGCGGGATCACTTCGTTTTTTCGGGCCTGGTGCCGTCGCTCCAGCGCTCGACCTTGCCGTCGATGACGTCGAGCGTCTGGGGATCGACGATCATCTCCAGGTGATTGCCGCCCTGATCGATGACATTGAGTTCGTAGCAGCCATCGTCGAGCTCCATCTTCGAGATGGACCAGCCAAAATCCTTGGTCAGCTGGATGAGCGATTCCCAGGACTGCATGTTCGCGGTCGGCACGTCGCAATGGGTGTCCGCAAGCGCCGCCCCGGCAGGGATCGCAAGGGCAAGTGCAGCGGCGGTGAGCAGGGTCTTCATGGCGTTTCTCCTCGGTTCGGGTTGCCTGATGTGACCAACCTGGAGGGCGTGACTGACGGGGTGCTGACGCCCGCCGGGAATCTGCTTCAGCTTGCTGTCAGGGCGGCGGGCGAACCGAGGGGAGGTGCCGACGGTGGTACATGAAACGAAAGCGCCCCGCCGGTGTCCGGCGGAGCGCAAGGCTTTGATGAGTCGGGTGCGTGTGCCCCGTCAGTCATGGTTCCCTTCCGGTGGGCCCGACCGTCGTCCATCCCTGTCGCGATAACGGATGCGCATCTCGACCAGATCGAGATTGCCGGGGTCGATCTTGACCCTGATCTGATGGCCTTCGGCGTCGGTGCCCCGGACTTCGTAGCAACCGTCATCGATCTTGATGCCCGAAATCGTCCAGCCCCGCTCCTGCGCCAACGCCGTCACCGCCTCGCGCGGTTGCCAGTCGGCCATGGGGACGCGGCAATCGTCGTCGGCCAGTGCCGCGCCCGCTGGCAACACCAGAGCCAGAACCAGCATTGTCAGCGCCTTGCGCATTGGTCACACTCCTCCTTGCCAACTCGTTCGCACCCTGATGGCATGGAAAGCTGACAGCAAACTGAAGCGGCGCCCCGGTTACGGTAAGGCTGCCGTCAGTTGCGGCGGGCAATCCGGAAGCGAGCCGTGAGAGGGAACCACCATGCGCATCCTGCTGATCGAGGACGACACGGTGCTGGGCGCGGCGGTGCGCGACCAGATCACAGCGGATGGTCACAGCGCCGACTGGGTGCATCGGCTCGATGCGGCAAGCGAGCATCTGAGAACCATCCCCTACGACCTGGTGCTGCTGGATCTGATGCTGCCCGACGGGCGTGGCATTCCCTATCTGCGCGCGCTCCGCGGGCGCGGCAATGCCACGCCGGTGATCATCCTCACCGCGCTCGATCAGGTCTCGGACCGCATCGAAGGCCTGAACGCGGGGGCCGACGACTATCTGATCAAGCCCTTCGATCTCGCGGAGCTCACGGCGCGGATCGGCTCGGTCGCGCGCCGCTATGCCGGCAACCCCAACCCGCTGATCCAGCATGGCGATCTGGAAATCGACCTTGCCGCGCGCAGCGTTCATCGCGCCGGCAGGCTCGTGCCGCTGACGGCGCGCGAATGGGCGCTGTTCGAGGCCCTGCTGGGCCATCCCGGCCAACTGTTCTCGAAGGCACAGCTCGAGGACAAGCTTTACGCTTTCGGCGCCGAGGTCGAAAGCAACACCATTGAGGTCCATGTCAGCCGCCTGCGCAAGAAGCTGGGCACCAGCGTCATCGAGACCGAGCGCGGCCTCGGCTATCGGCTGGGTCGCGGATGAGGGCACCCGCAAGCCTGCGGGGCCGGCTGGCGCTCTGGCTGGGGCTGGCGCTGGTGGCGCTGTGGCTGGCAACCGCCCTGCTGACCGCCGGACTGATGCGGCGTGAATTGGACGCGCTGTTCGACTCGGCGCTTCAGGAAAGCGCCGAACGCCTGCTGCCTCTCGCTGTCAACGATGTGCTGGGTCGCGGCCCGGCCGACGAGAATGACGAGGACGATCCACGCATTCTGGGCGTCATCGCTCCGCATGACGAGTTCCTGACCTATGTGTTGCGCGACCCGGCCGGTCGGGTGCTGCTGCAATCGCATGCTGTCGATCCGGCCGGGTTTCCGCCTTGGGACGGGCCGGGGTTTCGCAGCACGGCGACGCTTCGCCTCTACAATATCGCCGCATTGCGAGACACGGTGCGACTGACCGTGGCCGAGCCGCTGGCCCACCGCGCCCGCATCGCGCGCGAGGCGCTGTGGATGTTGCTGCTGCCGCTTCTGGTGGTGGTGCCGCTGGCCTTCGCGGCGATATGGCTGGCGCTGCGGGCGGGACTTGCGCCACTGCAACGCTGGCGCGAGCGGCTGGCGGCGCGTGGCGCGCGGGATCTGTCGCCGGTGTCCGCGGGCGATCTGCCTTCGGAACTCGCCCCGATCGCCGCCACGCTCGATGATGTGCTCTGCCGCCTGTCCGCCGCTTTCGAGGCCGAGCGGAGTTTCGCCGCCAACGCCGCGCATGAGCTGCGCACCCCGCTGGCCGGCGCCATCGCCCAGGCACAGCGTCTTCAGGCCGAGACGGCGGACCCGGCCGCGCGGATGCGCGCGGCCGCGATGGAGGCGGCGCTGAAACGCCTGCTACGGGTCAGCGAGCGCCTGATGCAGCTTGCCCGCGCCGAGGGGGCGAGGCTGCGCCGGGACAGCGCCGCCGATCTGTGCCCCGTGGTGCGGATACTGGTCGAGGAACAGGGCCGCGACGCGGGCGACGAGCGCATCCGCCTTCGCCTGCCCGAAGCGGCGGTTCTGTCCGACCTCGACCCGGATGCGCTGGCCATCATCTTGCGCAACCTGATCGACAACGCACTGCGCCACGGCGATCCGGCAAAACCGGTCGACGTGACGCTCACCTCAGAGGGCATCCTACGTGTGTCCAATGACGGCCTGCCCATCCCTCCCGAAACGCTTGCCCGTCTCGCCACCCGCTTTACCCGCGCCGGCAGCAGCGCCGAAGGCAGCGGCCTCGGCCTCGCCATCGTCGCCACCATCGCCGAGCGCATCGGATCACGCCTGCATCTGACCTCTCCGCGCCCCGGCGCTACAAGCGGCCTCACCGCGGAGATGATGCTGCCCTGCGCTTCCGACTGTGAGGTCGAGAAGCGGGACAATCGTCCCAGCCGTCATAGTGTGAGTTCAAGCGCGTCTTAATTTTGTGAATATAATCAATATGTTAATTTGGAGAAGGTTCGGCGGTAGGCCCATCCCCTCCGCCACTTGCCCTCGCGAAAGCGTTCTCCCGATCCGGCTGCGGCCGGATTTTTGCGTTGTTTTTGAGGGTTATGCGGGAGGTGCTGTTAACCGGGCTGCGCCCCGAAGGACGCGCATGCGTTCTCTCCGGGCCGATATTCTCCGGACCTGTTAACCGCGCGCGGTCCGGTTAAGCCGATCAGACCCTGATAATGAAGGGTTTTGAGCTACAGATCATTCGCGACCGTTGTGGAAGCCGTACCGGACCCCTCGGCGGTCGCCGAGATGATGAGCGACTATGCTGTCATGCGTGAGCAGTCTCGGAAGTGCGCCTCACCCTAAGGCCATTCCTGCTTCAGACCTCGAGCTCAGCCGCGCCAAGCACTGTCGTTCTTCCGCTCGTAATCGCTGAACGCCTTCTTCAGTCCGCCCAGCACCTCGGCGGCTGTCTCGAACATTGCCTTCAGCTGAGGTTCGTCCACCTTCTCGAAGTCCTCGCCAGGTGATCCATCGTCTCCTGCAGGCGCGTCTGCATTTTCTAGGTGTGGTGGCGCGGATCGCGATCTGCTTCGCTGACCGTGTCGCCCTCCTATCACTACGTCGACATCACCCGCCGGACCCTCCCCGGGCAGGTTGCACGGCGAACAATCCACTATACCATCGGTTCCCGAAATCGAGATTCGATAATGGGGCCGGCTTTGAGGACTTCAGCAGATGGAACATCAGGAGCTCCTCTCCGGATTCATTCGGCTCCACGTCCTGCACCATGCCGCCGAGGGCGACCTGTACGGACAGTGGATGATCGAGGAACTGGCTCGGCATGGCTACCGCGTCAGCCCGGGCACGCTCTACCCGATGCTCCACGCGATGGAGCGCAAGGGGTATCTCGAATCCCGCACCGAACGGGCGGGCCGCTCGCATCGGCGCATCTACAGGGCGACGCCCTACGGGACCGAGGCGCTGAACCTCGCGCACGACAAGATCCGGGAGCTATTTCGTGAGGTCGTTCCGGGAAGCGACGGCGCCTGAGCGTGCCGGCCCGCAGGGCTCGGCGGGCGAGGTGTTCCGAGCTTTTCTGAAGCTCGGGCTCACCTCGTTCGGCGGCCCGATCGCGCATCTCGGCTATTTCCGCGACGAGCTCGTCACACGACGCAAGTGGATCGACGAGGCGGGTTATGCCGACCTCGTCGCGCTCTGCCAGTTTCTGCCCGGGCCGGCCTCGAGCCAGGTCGGCTTCGCGCTGGGCCTGCTTCGCGGCGGTCCGCTCGGGGCAGCCGCGGCGTGGGCGGCGTTCACGCTGCCGTCCGCTCTGCTGCTCGTGCTCTTCGCGTTCGGTGCATCCGCCGTCGACGGGCCGATCGGAGCGGGCCTCCTGCACGGGCTCAAGATCGTCGCCGTGGCGGTTGTCGCGCAGGCTGTCTGGGGCATGGCCCGAACGCTCGCGCCCGATCGCGGGAGGGCCAGCATCGCCCTTGCGGCGGTGCTGATCGTGGTCTTCGCCGCCGGATCGGTCGGACAAATCGTGGCCATCGTCGTCGGCGGTCTTGCCGGTCTCTGGCTCTGCCGGGGCGGCGCCGCTCCGACGACGGGGCATCTGACCTTCGCGGTCTCCAGGACGGTGGGAGCCGCTGCGCTCGGACTGTTCTTCCTGCTGCTGTTTCTTCTGCCGGTCCTGTCGACAGCGGCGGGATCGCAGGGGCTGGCGCTCTTCGACGCTTTCTATCGGGCGGGCTCGCTGGTGTTCGGCGGCGGTCATGTCGTCCTGCCGCTGCTCGAGGCGGAGGTGGTCCGGCCCGGCTGGGTCGGCGAGGACGCGTTCCTGGCCGGATATGGCGCGGCGCAGGCCGTTCCGGGGCCGCTCTTCACCTTCGGCACCTATCTGGGCGCGGTCATGGTGCCGGAGCCGAACGGCCTTGCCGGCGCGGCCATCGGCCTCATCGCGATCTTCCTGCCCGGGTTCCTACTGCTGATCGGCACGCTTCCCTTCTGGGACGCCTTTCGGACGCGGCCGCTGGCGCAGGCGGCCATGCGCGGCGCAAACGCCGCCGTCGTCGGCATCCTCGGCGCGGCTCTCTATGATCCCGTCTGGACGAGCGCGATCTTCAGCCCGCAGGACTTCGCGCTTGCTCTGGTGGGGTTCGTGCTGCTGACCGTGTGGAAGGCGCCGCCGTGGGTAGTGGTGGTGCTGATCGCGACAGGCGGGATTGCGCTCGCTCTCCTCTGATCACCGGCATCGGTCCGCGCCTCAGCGCTGCAGGATCAGCCGTGCGCCGAGCTGACACCGCGGGGCGGCCGCAGGCGGGATTGATCTCGCTCTACATCTCCACTATTGTGGAGAGATGGAAAAACAGGCCACACTCGCTGCGCTTGCCGCGCTCTCGCAGGAGACGCGTCTCGACATCTTTCGCCTGCTGGTGGAGGCCGGTCCGGAAGGGCGTGCAGTGGGGCGGATCGGCGAGGCGCTGGATCTCCCTTCGGCCACGCTCTCGTTCCACCTCAAGGAACTGAAGCACGCCGGGCTGGTGACGGTCCAGCGCGAAGGACGCTCGCTGATCTACTCAGCGGACTTCGCCACCATGACAGGCCTCATCGACTATCTGACCCGCCACTGTTGCGCCGGCGATCCGGCAGCATGCGGGATCGCCCCCTCGACGCACGCCGCCCGGAAAGAGACCGCATGACCACCAGGATCTATCACAACCCGAACTGCGGCACGTCGCGCAACGTGCTGGCGCTGATCCGCAACTCCGGCGATGAGCCGGAGGTTATCGAGTATCTGAAGACGCCCCCGAGCCGCGAGCGGCTCGTGGCGCTGATCGCCGCGATGGGGATCCCCGTGCGCGACCTCCTGCGCCGGAAGGGCACGCCCTACGACGAGCTCAAGCTCGATGCCCCCAAGTTCTCCGACGACGAGCTGATCGACCTGATGCTGGAGCATCCCATCCTCATCAACCGCCCCATCGTCGAGACGCCGCTCGGAACACGGCTCTGCCGCCCCTCCGAGGCGGTGCTCGACATCCTGCCGAACCCGCAGCGCGGGGAGTTCCGCAAGGAGGACGGCGAGCTCGTGGTGGACGCCGACGGGCGCCGCGTAAACGAGAGCCCCGCCCGATGAGCAACGACACCTACGCGCGCACGGCCGAGGCCATCGCAGCGGCGCCTGCCGGCATCGGCTTCTTCGAAAAGTGGCTCTCTGTCTGGGTGGCGCTCTGCATCGGCGCCGGGCTGCTGCTCGGCAACGTGCTGCCGGGCCTGTTCGAGACGCTCGCCGCGCTCGAGATCGCGTCCGTCAACCTGGTCGTTGCCGTCCTGATCTGGGCGATGGTCTATCCGATGATGGTGGCGGTCGACTTCGCGAGCCTGCGCCACATCGGCGATCGGCCGAAAGGGCTCGTGCTGACGATCGTGGTGAACTGGCTGATCAAGCCCTTCACCATGGCAGGGCTCGCCGTCCTGTTCTTCGAGGTTCTGTTCGCGGACCTGATCGCACCGGCCGATGCGCAGCAGTACATTGCCGGTCTGATCCTGCTGGGCGCGGCACCCTGCACCGCGATGGTGTTCGTCTGGTCGCAGCTCACTCGGGGCGACGCCACCTACACGCTGGTGCAGGTCTCGGTGAACGACGTCATCATGATCTTTGCCTTCGCGCCCATCGTGGCGCTGCTCCTCGGCGTCACCGATATCGTCGTGCCCTGGGAGACGCTCATCCTCTCGGTCGGGCTCTACATTCTGATCCCGCTCGCTGCCGGCGCCGCCACGCGCCAGTGGCTCGCGCGGGGCCGCCGGGGGGCGGACGCCGAGGCGGCGGTCGCGCGCTTCACGGCGGCGGTCAAGCCCTTCTCGGTGCTCGGCCTGCTGGCGACGGTCGTGCTTCTATTCGGGTTTCAGGGGCAGATCATCCTGGAGCAGCCGCTGCTGATCGCGCTGATCGCGGTGCCGCTCCTGATCCAGTCCTACGGCATCTTTGCGCTGGCCTATGCTGCGGCCTGGGCGTGGCGCGTGCCCTTCAACGTCGCCGCGCCCTGCGCGCTGATCGGTACGTCCAACTTCTTCGAGCTCGCGGTGGCCGTCGCGATCAGCCTCTTCGGACTGCAATCCGGCGCTGCGCTCGCGACCGTGGTCGGTGTTCTCGTCGAGGTTCCGGTCATGCTGTCACTTGTCGCCTTCGCCAATCGGACTTGTCACCATTTTCCCGCGGATGACGGAGGCGCGCGGCATGGCTGACCATCCCGTCCCGATCGAAGACCTGCCGAACATCGACCCAGCATCGCTCCGGCCGATCGACGTGGCTGCGCTCGCCGGGCCCGGCGCGCCGGCGCACCCGCCCCGCATCCTGATGCTCTATGGATCGCTCCGGACGCGCTCCTACTCGCGCTTTGCCTCGGAGGAGGCGGCGCGCCTGCTGCGCTGGTTCGGCGCCGAGACCCGCGCCTTCAACCCGTCCGGCTTGCCGCTGCCGGACGCGGAAGACCCCGACCACCCGAAGGTCAGGGAGCTGCGTGAGCTCGCCACTTGGTCGGAGGGCATGGTCTGGTGCTCGCCCGAGCGGCACGGCGCGATGACCGGCGTCATGAAGGCGCAGATCGACTGGCTGTCGCTGTCGCTCGGCGGCGTGCGGCCGACGCAAGGCAAGACGCTCGCGGTCATGCAGGTCTCCGGCGGCTCGCAGAGCTTCAACGCCGTCAACCAGATGCGCATCCTCGGCCGCTGGATGCGCATGGTGACGATCCCAAACCAGTCCTCGGTGGCGAAGGCGTGGGGCGAATTTGATGAGGGCGGCCGCATGCGGCCGTCGCCGTACTACAATCGCATCGTCGACGTCATGGAGGAACTCGTGAAGTTCACCCATCTCACGCGCGGCCGTTCGGCCTATCTAACCGACCGCTACTCGGAGCGGGTGGAAAGCGCTGAGCAGCTGTCCAAGCGCGTCAACCAACGCTCGATCTAGCATTTTCCTCTGCCGCTGAGGTGCTTGCGCGGAGCGGGGCCATTAATATCGCAGCATCGCACTCACTGAGACGAGGCGCTTGTCGACATCATCGCAAGAGGCGCAGCGGGTCGCTCCCGACCAACAACTACGAAGAAGCGCTACATTGCGTTGATCGACGCAGCGCGCGTGGTCAGTCGAGGAACTCGGGCTACCCCCGGACGCGTACGCCATCACCGACCGCGCCCCGTCACGCCAGAGCGCCATGAGGACCAGTACTTTCTCGATGGAGAAACCGTGCCCCTGAATGGGGCGGATAAAGCGCAACGTGTGACGCGCCGCAGGTCTCCTCTGGGCCGGGGGCCAAGCATCACCCTTGAAACGCCCGCTCATGAGGGAAATCGCCTTCCTTCAGATATGCAACTTCCGCCCGCGACGAGCGGCGGCCAAGAACCTGATTGCGATGGGGATGACGGCCGAACGCCGCGATCACTTGCTTCACGTCCAGGGCCTGCTTCACGAGCGAACGGTAAATCGGCTGCAGGTGCGTGGGGGCTTCTGCGGCGATCTCCTCGCGAAGTCCGATGAGAAGGTCCAGGCGCTGGAGATGGTCTGGCCCTTCGCAGTGGCCGAGTGGCAGACCATGAACGACCTTGAACCATGGCGTTGATAGCGCGGCGTAGTGGCCATTCAACAATCCGTTCATTGCCAGCGCCAGCGCCGCCTTGTCCTGCGCGAAAGCGTGGGCATTGCCTCGCCAGACCGATCGCGAGAACTGATCGAGCACGATGATGAGCGCGAGCCTGCCTTCGGGATCGGAGGCCCAGTGGTCAAGATTTCCCGCGGCTCCTTCAACTGTGAGTTCCGCGAAGCGGGCCGTGATTTCGTCGTCCGCGC
The window above is part of the Aquamicrobium sp. genome. Proteins encoded here:
- a CDS encoding PepSY domain-containing protein, translating into MRIPWIAAACLAALPATAALAEDDCHAPRAAWQPREAAMQAASRLGWRVEEIEADDGCWEIEGRDAEGRRIKAKLDPATLNVVKLRHRDGGRDRRREDVRAPAAPLAAPPANPLFQNGKPPVVQVN
- a CDS encoding sensor histidine kinase, whose product is MRAPASLRGRLALWLGLALVALWLATALLTAGLMRRELDALFDSALQESAERLLPLAVNDVLGRGPADENDEDDPRILGVIAPHDEFLTYVLRDPAGRVLLQSHAVDPAGFPPWDGPGFRSTATLRLYNIAALRDTVRLTVAEPLAHRARIAREALWMLLLPLLVVVPLAFAAIWLALRAGLAPLQRWRERLAARGARDLSPVSAGDLPSELAPIAATLDDVLCRLSAAFEAERSFAANAAHELRTPLAGAIAQAQRLQAETADPAARMRAAAMEAALKRLLRVSERLMQLARAEGARLRRDSAADLCPVVRILVEEQGRDAGDERIRLRLPEAAVLSDLDPDALAIILRNLIDNALRHGDPAKPVDVTLTSEGILRVSNDGLPIPPETLARLATRFTRAGSSAEGSGLGLAIVATIAERIGSRLHLTSPRPGATSGLTAEMMLPCASDCEVEKRDNRPSRHSVSSSAS
- the arsH gene encoding arsenical resistance protein ArsH, which translates into the protein MADHPVPIEDLPNIDPASLRPIDVAALAGPGAPAHPPRILMLYGSLRTRSYSRFASEEAARLLRWFGAETRAFNPSGLPLPDAEDPDHPKVRELRELATWSEGMVWCSPERHGAMTGVMKAQIDWLSLSLGGVRPTQGKTLAVMQVSGGSQSFNAVNQMRILGRWMRMVTIPNQSSVAKAWGEFDEGGRMRPSPYYNRIVDVMEELVKFTHLTRGRSAYLTDRYSERVESAEQLSKRVNQRSI
- a CDS encoding helix-turn-helix transcriptional regulator, translated to MEKQATLAALAALSQETRLDIFRLLVEAGPEGRAVGRIGEALDLPSATLSFHLKELKHAGLVTVQREGRSLIYSADFATMTGLIDYLTRHCCAGDPAACGIAPSTHAARKETA
- a CDS encoding DUF2271 domain-containing protein; the encoded protein is MKSAIAAFALTSALVAPGLAAARPVTFTTTLNNYGGDGAYLVIYLTDAAGRYAGTLWVAGGKSKYYDSLAGWYRATGGDPAQIDGITGASVGAGRTLEITLDLADALFDAGYVLHVDAAVEDMRDSPDDVAVPLTTQGAGKPTPGRRYVASLKYDM
- the arsC gene encoding arsenate reductase (glutaredoxin) (This arsenate reductase requires both glutathione and glutaredoxin to convert arsenate to arsenite, after which the efflux transporter formed by ArsA and ArsB can extrude the arsenite from the cell, providing resistance.), which encodes MTTRIYHNPNCGTSRNVLALIRNSGDEPEVIEYLKTPPSRERLVALIAAMGIPVRDLLRRKGTPYDELKLDAPKFSDDELIDLMLEHPILINRPIVETPLGTRLCRPSEAVLDILPNPQRGEFRKEDGELVVDADGRRVNESPAR
- a CDS encoding PepSY domain-containing protein → MRKALTMLVLALVLPAGAALADDDCRVPMADWQPREAVTALAQERGWTISGIKIDDGCYEVRGTDAEGHQIRVKIDPGNLDLVEMRIRYRDRDGRRSGPPEGNHD
- a CDS encoding PepSY domain-containing protein: MIRLLHRWPGLAGLLLVALLAVSGAALSVFPVIEQFAAPRAAAGLSVGDLAARVQAEYPGVEQIRRAPSGRITAWWFEDGTPGAAVIDPATGQGVASADANPVERWLVNLHRQLFAGDTGRLVMAAGAGVMLLLCASGAALIARRMGGWRRWFGPARGGPAARLHVELARVAVAGLALSALTALWMTASTFGLLPDQARAPLFPATTSGQTGIAPNHIAALADLPVAALRDLSFPDPTDPADAFTLKTDRGAGYLDQGTGEVLAWTDAPALSRVTDTFTMLHTGRGAAVIGLVLGLMALSVPALAVSGFALWLAGWRARPRIRRNASAGRAETVIFVGSEAGSTWGFAATLHRALSEAGQSVHVAPMTAFDPACYRAAKRLLILAATYGDGMAPASAKGFIERLEHAPALSGVPVAVLGFGDHSFPAFCAFADEVAQLLTAKGWTELLPPDAVDRQSPQDFARWGCALGRTLGLELELVHQPAQPATEALTLVSRRDYGAEVQAPTAILRFALPRAGFWQRLMRRGFARFQAGDLLAVLPEGDAVPRLYSLASGSRDGFVEIVVRKQPGGLCSGQLVALEPGSTIRAFIRPNPGFHSGHGRAPLILIGAGTGIGPLAGMIRANRHARPVHLFFGLRARESDFLFAEELAGWQRDGRLARLTTATSRGPRPYYVQDALRHEAAEVLTMIRSGARIMVCGGRAMAEGVTAALTDILAPAGLTPAVLKAEGRYVEDVF
- the arsB gene encoding ACR3 family arsenite efflux transporter, whose protein sequence is MSNDTYARTAEAIAAAPAGIGFFEKWLSVWVALCIGAGLLLGNVLPGLFETLAALEIASVNLVVAVLIWAMVYPMMVAVDFASLRHIGDRPKGLVLTIVVNWLIKPFTMAGLAVLFFEVLFADLIAPADAQQYIAGLILLGAAPCTAMVFVWSQLTRGDATYTLVQVSVNDVIMIFAFAPIVALLLGVTDIVVPWETLILSVGLYILIPLAAGAATRQWLARGRRGADAEAAVARFTAAVKPFSVLGLLATVVLLFGFQGQIILEQPLLIALIAVPLLIQSYGIFALAYAAAWAWRVPFNVAAPCALIGTSNFFELAVAVAISLFGLQSGAALATVVGVLVEVPVMLSLVAFANRTCHHFPADDGGARHG
- the chrA gene encoding chromate efflux transporter yields the protein MFRAFLKLGLTSFGGPIAHLGYFRDELVTRRKWIDEAGYADLVALCQFLPGPASSQVGFALGLLRGGPLGAAAAWAAFTLPSALLLVLFAFGASAVDGPIGAGLLHGLKIVAVAVVAQAVWGMARTLAPDRGRASIALAAVLIVVFAAGSVGQIVAIVVGGLAGLWLCRGGAAPTTGHLTFAVSRTVGAAALGLFFLLLFLLPVLSTAAGSQGLALFDAFYRAGSLVFGGGHVVLPLLEAEVVRPGWVGEDAFLAGYGAAQAVPGPLFTFGTYLGAVMVPEPNGLAGAAIGLIAIFLPGFLLLIGTLPFWDAFRTRPLAQAAMRGANAAVVGILGAALYDPVWTSAIFSPQDFALALVGFVLLTVWKAPPWVVVVLIATGGIALALL
- a CDS encoding PadR family transcriptional regulator, with translation MEHQELLSGFIRLHVLHHAAEGDLYGQWMIEELARHGYRVSPGTLYPMLHAMERKGYLESRTERAGRSHRRIYRATPYGTEALNLAHDKIRELFREVVPGSDGA
- a CDS encoding PepSY domain-containing protein; this encodes MKTLLTAAALALAIPAGAALADTHCDVPTANMQSWESLIQLTKDFGWSISKMELDDGCYELNVIDQGGNHLEMIVDPQTLDVIDGKVERWSDGTRPEKTK
- a CDS encoding response regulator transcription factor; the encoded protein is MRILLIEDDTVLGAAVRDQITADGHSADWVHRLDAASEHLRTIPYDLVLLDLMLPDGRGIPYLRALRGRGNATPVIILTALDQVSDRIEGLNAGADDYLIKPFDLAELTARIGSVARRYAGNPNPLIQHGDLEIDLAARSVHRAGRLVPLTAREWALFEALLGHPGQLFSKAQLEDKLYAFGAEVESNTIEVHVSRLRKKLGTSVIETERGLGYRLGRG